ACGCTGACCGTCGATTCGAGAACGAGAATGCGCAGATGTGCATCCGACAAGGCCGCCTGCAACTCCCGTATTTTCTTCTCCTGGGCCTTCACTTTATCCGATTCGCCTTTCATTTCTATCCTCACTATGCGCGTGGTACCATCGTGTTTTCCGAAAGATTTCAGCCACTTTCGGATCGTTGTATTGCCCGTAATGTCGTACAATCGCTTCGCTTCTGCCACCGTCAGTTTTCCGCGTTCGATTTCTCCCACCACCTTTTTCTTGAAGGCAATACTATATCGGAGGATGGGGCGAACCGCTGTAAGTTGCTGCATGGTTGTGCTCCTTGCTAGGGGTGAAACTGTCAACCCCGGCTAGGACGTGACACTAACTCCCAACTCCCAACTCCCAACTCCCGACTCCCGACTCCCGACTCCCCCGTCCCCCGTCCCTCGTCCTGCCATGCCCGAGCCACTCAAGAATCAATTCGGTTTCTCCGTCGCGGAACGTATCGCCAGCGCGGTGACAGCGGTGCATCCAGACTTCGACCGGCGGGCGTTCCTCGAGGATGTGCGTCACGGATACGACGCGCTGGAACTGATGCCGCGCGCGCGGCATATCGCGGACGCTCTTCGGAGGCATCTGCCTCGGGACTATCCGACTGCGCTGCGTCATCTGCTCGCCGCGGTGGCCGGCGGGAGCGTGCCGGCCGCGCACGAAGGTGCATTGACAGGATTTGTGTATCTGCCTGTCACGCTCTTCATCGGCGCCTATGGTCTCGAACATTTTTCCGAGTCGATGGATGCGCAGCGCACCATCACGAAGTTATTCTCGGCGGAGTTCAGCATTCGGCCGTACCTCGAGCGCTACCCCGAAGAATCGCTCGCCCTGTTGCGCCGCTGGGCAACCGATCCCGATCCGCGCGTGCGGCGCCTCGTCTCCGAAGGCACGCGGCCGAGACTGCCGTGGGCGCCTCGCCTGAAGGAGTTTCAGCGCGACCCCGCACCCGTGCTGGCGCTGCTCGAATTGTTGAAGGACGATCCCGACCTCGTCGTGCGCCGTTCCGTCGCGAACAATCTCAACGACATCGGCAAGGACCATCCCGACGTGCTCGTGGAAACGGCCCGGAGATGGATGCGCGGGGCGGATCAGAACCGCGAGTGGATCGTGCGGCACGCGCTGCGCTCGGCCATCAAACGCGGTGATACCGACGCGCTCGCCCTGCTCGGCTTCGGCACAGGCGACGCGCTTGTTGTCCGGCATCCGCGCATCTCCCCGAAGCGCCTCCGCCTCGGCGACGAGGTGATATTCTCCGCCGAAGTGCACAACACCTCGCACGCCGCGGTAGAAGTTGCGGTGGACTTCCGCATCCACTACGTCAAGGCGAACGGCCGGACGAATCCCAAAGTGTTCAAGCTCACGCGCCTCTCGCTCGAGCCGGACGCCGTCTCTCGCATCTCGAAGCGCCTGCTCATCATCGACCTCAGCACGCGCCGTCACTACGCGGGCAGACACAGCATCGATCTCCTCCTCAACGGCACCGTCTTCCCGATCGGAGCGTTTCACCTGGAGTGAAATCCCTCGCTCTCCACGGACGGCCCTCCGGGCCGTCCCATCACATGCGACGCACGGATCACCTCCAAGGACGGCCCTCCGGGCCGTCCCATTTCCCTAATAACACAACGGGCGGAGACCCGCTCCGCCCGTCGTGTTTGAGAATGTCGCGTGATCAGTAAATGATCTTCCCCGCGGTCAATTCGTCCGCGAGACGTCCTGCTTTGTAGATATGGCGCGCCGCCTCGACCATGCCGCGTGAATCCACAGATACGGTGCGGTTGTTGGCATCCTCGGCGAAAATAAATTCGCCGGGCAGGCTTTCAATGTTGCCGTCGAACACGAGTCCGACAACTTCCTTGTTGCGGTTGATGATCGGGCTGCCGGAATTGCCGCCGATGATGTCATTCGTCGAAACGAAGTTCACGGGTGTCGCGA
The sequence above is a segment of the Ignavibacteriota bacterium genome. Coding sequences within it:
- a CDS encoding transposase, whose translation is MQQLTAVRPILRYSIAFKKKVVGEIERGKLTVAEAKRLYDITGNTTIRKWLKSFGKHDGTTRIVRIEMKGESDKVKAQEKKIRELQAALSDAHLRILVLESTVSV
- a CDS encoding DNA alkylation repair protein, which gives rise to MPEPLKNQFGFSVAERIASAVTAVHPDFDRRAFLEDVRHGYDALELMPRARHIADALRRHLPRDYPTALRHLLAAVAGGSVPAAHEGALTGFVYLPVTLFIGAYGLEHFSESMDAQRTITKLFSAEFSIRPYLERYPEESLALLRRWATDPDPRVRRLVSEGTRPRLPWAPRLKEFQRDPAPVLALLELLKDDPDLVVRRSVANNLNDIGKDHPDVLVETARRWMRGADQNREWIVRHALRSAIKRGDTDALALLGFGTGDALVVRHPRISPKRLRLGDEVIFSAEVHNTSHAAVEVAVDFRIHYVKANGRTNPKVFKLTRLSLEPDAVSRISKRLLIIDLSTRRHYAGRHSIDLLLNGTVFPIGAFHLE